Proteins encoded together in one Fibrobacter sp. UWP2 window:
- a CDS encoding glutamine--tRNA ligase/YqeY domain fusion protein: MEIPESSNFVQDIIVNDLKTGKRTKVHTRFPPEPNGYIHIGHAKSICLNFGTAIKYKDFGGITNLRFDDTNPSKEDVEYVDSIREDVKWLGFEWKGGEYFASDYYDQIYAFAEKLIEMGKAYVEDLTRDEMQEYRGNDAGKPSRPSPYRDRSVEENMKLFREMRDGKYADGEKCLRAKVDLSSPNMNMRDPVIYRIKHCTHHRTGDKWCIYPMYDFAHPLSDWIEGITHSICTLEFEAHRPLYDWFLIELGLDNRPQQIEFARLNLTYTMMSKRKLLELVETKAVMGWNDPRMPTVCGYRRRGFTPSSIREFCDRIGVSKADSMVDVNLLYFCIREELNKTANRVMAVIDPVKLVIDNWEDGKVEMIKVENNPNDPAAGTREVPFGKELYIEADDFMEEPPKKYFRLKPDGEVRLKGAYFVTCKSVEKDANGKVTVIHCEYDPQSQGGETPDGRKVKGTIHWVSAAHAVDAEVRLINNLFTLEDPAAVPEGEDWHDYLNPESMVIKQAKVEPSLANARLEDRFQFMRQGYFCLDSEDSKPGHLVFNRTVDLKDSFAKTVAK; this comes from the coding sequence ATGGAAATCCCCGAATCTTCGAATTTTGTGCAGGACATCATCGTCAACGACCTCAAGACGGGCAAGCGCACCAAGGTGCATACCCGTTTCCCGCCCGAACCCAACGGCTACATCCACATCGGACATGCGAAGTCCATTTGCCTGAACTTCGGTACTGCCATCAAGTATAAGGATTTTGGCGGCATCACGAACCTGCGCTTTGACGACACGAACCCCTCCAAGGAAGACGTGGAATACGTGGACTCCATCCGCGAAGACGTGAAGTGGCTCGGTTTTGAATGGAAGGGCGGCGAATACTTCGCGAGCGACTACTACGACCAGATTTATGCCTTTGCCGAAAAGCTCATCGAGATGGGCAAGGCCTACGTGGAAGACCTGACCCGCGACGAGATGCAGGAATACCGCGGCAACGACGCCGGCAAGCCGAGCCGCCCGAGCCCCTATCGCGACCGCAGCGTCGAAGAGAACATGAAGCTCTTCCGCGAGATGCGCGACGGCAAGTACGCCGACGGCGAGAAGTGCCTCCGCGCGAAGGTGGACCTCTCGAGCCCGAACATGAACATGCGCGACCCGGTCATCTACCGTATTAAGCACTGCACCCACCACCGCACCGGCGACAAGTGGTGCATCTACCCGATGTACGATTTTGCGCACCCGCTCAGCGACTGGATCGAGGGCATCACGCACTCTATCTGTACGCTGGAATTCGAGGCGCATCGCCCGCTGTACGACTGGTTCTTGATCGAACTCGGTCTCGACAACCGCCCGCAGCAGATTGAATTTGCCCGCTTGAACCTGACCTACACCATGATGAGCAAGAGAAAGCTCTTGGAACTGGTGGAGACCAAGGCCGTGATGGGCTGGAACGACCCGCGCATGCCGACGGTCTGCGGTTACCGCCGCCGTGGCTTCACGCCGAGTTCCATCCGCGAGTTCTGCGACCGCATCGGCGTTTCGAAGGCCGATTCCATGGTCGACGTGAACCTCCTGTACTTCTGCATCCGCGAAGAGCTGAACAAGACGGCGAACCGCGTGATGGCCGTGATCGACCCGGTGAAGCTCGTGATTGACAATTGGGAAGACGGCAAGGTCGAGATGATCAAGGTTGAAAACAACCCGAACGACCCCGCCGCCGGTACTCGTGAAGTCCCCTTCGGTAAGGAACTCTACATCGAGGCCGACGACTTCATGGAAGAACCGCCCAAGAAGTACTTCCGCCTCAAGCCGGATGGCGAAGTCCGCCTGAAGGGCGCCTACTTCGTGACCTGCAAGAGCGTCGAGAAGGATGCAAACGGCAAGGTGACGGTGATTCACTGCGAATACGACCCGCAGAGCCAGGGCGGCGAGACTCCCGACGGCCGCAAGGTCAAGGGAACCATCCACTGGGTTTCTGCGGCACACGCCGTGGATGCCGAAGTGCGCCTAATCAACAACCTCTTCACGCTCGAGGATCCGGCCGCGGTTCCCGAGGGCGAAGACTGGCACGACTACCTGAACCCGGAATCCATGGTCATCAAGCAGGCCAAGGTGGAACCGAGCCTCGCAAACGCAAGGCTCGAAGACCGCTTCCAGTTCATGCGCCAGGGCTACTTCTGCCTCGATAGCGAAGATTCCAAGCCGGGCCATCTTGTCTTTAATAGGACTGTCGATCTGAAGGATTCCTTCGCAAAGACCGTCGCGAAGTAA
- a CDS encoding (deoxy)nucleoside triphosphate pyrophosphohydrolase, whose translation MKSIEVVAGVLTRTQNGAVEFFATARGYGNYKGFWEFPGGKMEAGETREQALARELREELAVQVEVGDFICTVEHDYPNFHLTMHCLYCSMVGGELTLLEHEAARWVPLGDLDSLKWCPADIKVVENLKKCYI comes from the coding sequence ATGAAGTCTATTGAAGTTGTTGCTGGAGTCTTGACCCGTACCCAAAATGGGGCAGTGGAATTTTTTGCTACCGCCCGCGGGTATGGGAACTACAAGGGGTTTTGGGAATTCCCGGGCGGCAAGATGGAGGCGGGGGAGACCCGCGAACAGGCGCTTGCCCGTGAACTTAGGGAAGAACTCGCGGTCCAGGTGGAGGTGGGCGACTTTATTTGCACCGTGGAGCACGACTACCCGAATTTCCACCTGACTATGCACTGCCTTTACTGCTCCATGGTGGGTGGGGAACTCACGCTTTTGGAGCACGAGGCGGCCCGCTGGGTTCCGCTCGGGGACCTGGACTCGCTCAAGTGGTGCCCTGCCGACATCAAAGTGGTGGAAAATCTTAAAAAATGCTATATTTAG
- the aroE gene encoding shikimate dehydrogenase, producing the protein MDGKTESLCIFGHPVAHSKSPLMHNALFDALGINAAYLPYAPEADQFADAIRGFRAMKFHGANVTIPYKTEFMEADGSPRLVDELSDISKFTGSVNTLYWKDGIVGGTLCGTTTDPYGCIRNLEEHGVVASNTKVALLGNGGAAKAIAYTLVEQKNELTIVCRNKEKGTALANALKGNVDAVTFGEFAAVSAQFKIIINATSVGMTPNEGESPLGEDCLHAGQVVCDIVYTPPRTKLLQMAAAKGCKTVTGEGMLVHQGLESFKKWFPVETAEKTNDELTAIMRKGMQG; encoded by the coding sequence ATGGACGGAAAAACCGAGTCCTTGTGTATTTTTGGGCACCCGGTGGCACATAGCAAGTCGCCGCTGATGCACAATGCGTTATTCGATGCCCTCGGCATCAATGCCGCCTACCTCCCCTACGCTCCAGAAGCAGATCAGTTCGCCGACGCCATCCGCGGGTTCAGGGCGATGAAGTTCCACGGGGCAAATGTCACCATCCCCTACAAGACCGAGTTCATGGAAGCCGACGGCTCCCCCCGGCTGGTCGACGAACTAAGCGACATTAGCAAGTTCACAGGGAGCGTGAACACGCTCTACTGGAAAGACGGCATTGTCGGCGGTACGCTTTGCGGGACCACAACCGACCCGTACGGTTGCATCAGGAATCTCGAAGAACACGGCGTGGTGGCCTCGAACACGAAAGTCGCTCTGCTCGGGAACGGCGGTGCCGCCAAGGCAATCGCCTACACACTGGTGGAACAAAAGAACGAGCTCACCATCGTGTGCCGCAACAAAGAAAAGGGAACCGCCCTGGCGAACGCCCTCAAGGGGAACGTCGACGCGGTCACCTTCGGTGAATTCGCGGCGGTATCGGCACAATTCAAAATCATCATCAATGCCACATCGGTAGGCATGACGCCAAACGAAGGAGAAAGCCCGCTCGGCGAGGACTGCCTGCACGCAGGGCAAGTCGTATGCGACATCGTGTACACGCCGCCCCGCACCAAGCTTTTGCAAATGGCCGCGGCCAAGGGATGCAAGACGGTCACGGGCGAAGGCATGCTAGTCCACCAGGGCCTAGAGAGCTTTAAAAAATGGTTCCCCGTCGAAACGGCTGAGAAAACAAACGACGAATTGACGGCGATTATGCGCAAAGGAATGCAGGGTTAA
- the aroB gene encoding 3-dehydroquinate synthase, whose product MKKHIFFTGFMASGKSRTGRAMADRLQRPFIDTDSVIVERAGKSISEIFEQDGEAKFREMEREVIAEIARNESPQVVSLGGGALNQPENIKAIRSSGVLVRLWAKPEILSERIGRKNTRPLLANLNDEERLAKIKVMLKEREKNYAQADFSVESTNEANEAHVIERILHMLKFWESHALDVCPSSGGRYPIFIGKNITPTAACLLEGLRLTPNYEFLVCTDTTIAKAQNEMLQELRGQAGRCPVFKFQAGERNKTLHNLNQLYSFMLHRNYTRKSCLLQFSGGVVGDMAGFGAATYQRGIPFIQFPTTLLSMVDSSVGGKVAVNHPEGKNMIGAFYQPSAVVCDISVLSTLPENEYLAGLAEIVKYGVIYDEEFFKYMEQNVEAIKRHDYDTLRHLIFRSCQIKAEVVGIDEKEAGLRAILNYGHTFGHAIEKITNYEKFSHGIAVSLGMRVAARTAVLLGKIDEVTEKRQNALLDALGFPKSFGVNAEAAWNAMAVDKKAEKGTRVYILPTKIGEVEKVTNIDKELINKSWLAIQAKEA is encoded by the coding sequence ATGAAAAAGCACATCTTTTTTACAGGTTTCATGGCGAGCGGCAAGTCCCGCACAGGCAGGGCCATGGCCGATCGCCTGCAACGGCCCTTTATCGACACAGACTCTGTAATCGTGGAACGCGCCGGCAAGAGCATCAGTGAAATTTTTGAACAGGACGGCGAGGCCAAATTCCGCGAGATGGAACGCGAAGTCATTGCCGAAATCGCGAGGAACGAATCCCCGCAAGTGGTTTCGCTGGGCGGCGGCGCACTGAACCAACCCGAGAACATCAAGGCAATCCGTAGCTCGGGTGTGTTGGTGCGTCTGTGGGCCAAGCCCGAAATTTTGAGTGAGCGCATTGGACGCAAGAATACGCGTCCGCTTCTTGCGAACCTGAACGACGAGGAACGCCTTGCCAAAATCAAGGTGATGCTCAAGGAGCGCGAAAAGAACTATGCCCAGGCGGACTTTAGCGTGGAAAGCACCAACGAAGCAAACGAAGCCCACGTGATCGAACGCATTTTGCACATGCTCAAGTTCTGGGAATCTCACGCCCTCGACGTGTGCCCCAGCAGCGGGGGGCGCTACCCGATCTTTATCGGCAAAAACATCACGCCCACCGCGGCATGCCTGCTGGAAGGGCTCCGCCTTACCCCCAACTACGAATTTTTGGTTTGCACCGACACCACCATCGCCAAGGCGCAAAACGAGATGCTCCAGGAGCTTCGCGGCCAGGCGGGACGCTGCCCGGTATTCAAATTCCAAGCCGGGGAACGCAACAAAACACTCCACAACCTGAACCAGCTTTACAGCTTTATGCTGCACCGCAACTACACCCGCAAGAGCTGCCTTTTGCAGTTCAGCGGCGGCGTCGTGGGCGACATGGCCGGATTCGGTGCCGCCACGTACCAGCGCGGCATCCCATTCATCCAGTTCCCCACAACCCTCTTGAGCATGGTCGACAGTTCGGTGGGCGGCAAGGTTGCCGTGAACCATCCCGAGGGCAAGAACATGATCGGCGCTTTTTACCAGCCAAGCGCCGTGGTTTGCGACATCTCTGTTTTGAGCACGCTCCCCGAAAACGAATACCTGGCAGGGCTCGCCGAAATCGTGAAGTACGGGGTGATTTACGACGAGGAATTCTTCAAGTACATGGAACAGAACGTGGAAGCCATCAAACGTCATGACTATGACACGCTCCGCCACTTGATTTTCCGCAGTTGCCAAATCAAGGCCGAGGTCGTGGGCATCGACGAAAAGGAAGCCGGTCTCCGCGCCATCTTGAATTACGGGCACACTTTCGGTCACGCCATCGAAAAAATCACCAACTACGAGAAATTCAGCCACGGCATAGCCGTTTCGCTCGGCATGCGCGTCGCCGCCCGTACCGCCGTTTTGCTCGGCAAAATTGACGAAGTTACCGAAAAACGTCAAAACGCACTTTTGGACGCCCTAGGATTCCCCAAGAGCTTTGGCGTCAATGCCGAAGCCGCATGGAACGCCATGGCCGTCGACAAGAAGGCAGAAAAAGGGACCCGCGTTTACATTTTGCCTACCAAAATTGGAGAAGTGGAGAAAGTTACAAACATCGACAAGGAACTCATCAATAAGTCCTGGTTAGCCATCCAGGCAAAAGAGGCGTAA
- a CDS encoding GDP-mannose 4,6-dehydratase, which yields MSILVTGGTGALGFHLLSNLSGTNHDLYSFSDEQPQPWQTLDSVHYLSGDLLNFKDVYDMLQMVQPTHIYHLASQSSVGLSYKKPYETLNINLLGTQTILEAARQVVPKAKILLLSSSEIYGRTDQKLTCLHKETDLPNPLTPYATSKACMELLGNQFRNAHGLHIVFARPFHFTGPHHSRRFVLPSITHQLVKIKYYGAEPVVYSGSLDVSRDVVDVRDVARGMIQILNTAESGEAFNICCGKSYTFRELVEMLVDIAGVSVDFRVDPAYERSNDIPLLIGDPTKITSLGWKPMITMDDCLTDLFNEMVVRRRVELKMGMGRDLRL from the coding sequence ATGAGTATTTTGGTTACAGGTGGTACAGGCGCGCTCGGCTTTCACCTGCTTTCGAACCTCAGTGGCACAAATCACGACCTTTACAGTTTTAGCGACGAACAGCCACAGCCCTGGCAAACATTGGACAGCGTCCACTACCTGAGCGGCGACCTGTTAAACTTCAAGGATGTGTACGACATGCTCCAAATGGTGCAGCCCACGCACATTTACCACTTGGCAAGCCAATCCTCCGTGGGGCTCAGTTACAAAAAGCCCTACGAGACTTTGAACATCAACCTCCTCGGAACGCAGACCATCTTGGAAGCTGCAAGGCAGGTGGTGCCCAAGGCGAAAATTCTTTTGCTGAGCAGTAGTGAAATTTACGGCCGCACCGACCAGAAATTAACTTGTCTGCACAAAGAAACCGACTTGCCGAACCCCCTCACGCCCTACGCCACGTCCAAGGCCTGCATGGAACTCCTCGGCAACCAATTCCGTAACGCCCACGGGCTCCACATTGTGTTTGCGCGTCCATTCCACTTTACAGGGCCCCATCACAGTCGCCGTTTTGTGCTGCCCTCCATCACGCACCAGCTAGTTAAAATCAAGTACTACGGGGCCGAGCCGGTCGTTTACTCTGGCAGCCTCGATGTGAGCCGCGACGTGGTCGACGTGCGCGACGTGGCCCGCGGCATGATCCAGATTTTGAATACCGCCGAATCGGGCGAAGCCTTCAACATTTGCTGCGGCAAGTCTTACACCTTCCGCGAGCTGGTTGAGATGCTCGTGGACATCGCCGGCGTGAGCGTCGATTTTCGCGTGGACCCCGCCTACGAACGCAGCAACGACATTCCGCTGTTGATTGGCGACCCCACCAAAATTACGAGCCTTGGCTGGAAACCCATGATTACCATGGACGACTGCCTTACCGACCTGTTCAACGAAATGGTGGTGCGCCGCCGCGTGGAACTCAAGATGGGCATGGGCCGAGATTTGCGACTGTAA
- the hisA gene encoding phosphoribosylformimino-5-aminoimidazole carboxamide ribotide isomerase → MTKFRPCIDLHDGKVKQIVGSSLSDSGKGLKTNFETDRSSAWFAELYKKDGIKGGHIIMLGKGNEDAAKEALAAYPGGLQVGGGINAGNAKEYIDAGASHVIVTSWIFPDGKLDRERLAELVKAIGKERLVLDLSCKRTNAPNEAPAWNIATNRWQTLIDVQITEATLKDLAQSCDEFLIHAADVEGKQQGMDDELIRFLAAHSPIPATYAGGAKSLEDLVHVKEISGGRIDLTIGSALDLFGGKGVKYDDCVKFNQA, encoded by the coding sequence ATGACCAAGTTTCGCCCCTGCATAGACCTCCACGATGGCAAAGTCAAGCAGATTGTCGGTAGTTCGCTCAGCGACAGCGGCAAGGGACTCAAGACGAATTTCGAGACGGACCGCAGTTCAGCCTGGTTCGCCGAACTCTACAAAAAAGACGGCATTAAAGGCGGGCACATCATTATGCTCGGCAAAGGGAACGAGGACGCCGCCAAGGAAGCCCTCGCCGCCTACCCCGGTGGACTCCAAGTGGGGGGCGGAATCAACGCCGGCAACGCCAAAGAATATATTGACGCCGGGGCAAGCCACGTGATTGTCACCAGCTGGATTTTCCCCGACGGGAAACTGGACCGCGAACGCCTCGCCGAGTTAGTCAAGGCCATTGGCAAAGAGCGGCTCGTGCTGGATTTGAGCTGCAAGCGCACCAACGCACCAAACGAAGCCCCCGCTTGGAACATCGCCACCAACCGCTGGCAAACGCTCATCGATGTTCAAATTACCGAAGCCACGCTCAAAGACCTCGCGCAAAGCTGCGACGAATTCCTGATACACGCCGCCGATGTAGAAGGAAAGCAGCAGGGCATGGACGATGAACTCATTCGCTTTTTGGCGGCGCACAGCCCTATCCCGGCGACCTATGCCGGCGGGGCCAAGTCCCTCGAGGACCTGGTGCACGTAAAAGAAATTTCTGGCGGAAGAATAGACCTCACCATCGGAAGCGCCTTGGACCTTTTCGGTGGCAAAGGAGTGAAATATGACGACTGCGTCAAATTCAACCAAGCTTAA
- a CDS encoding glycosyltransferase, translating into MTTASNSTKLKATDSLDSRPSIFGRTVTSTFRKGFSIKHKPPGNIRTCWIPPIVFLSVICNIPALLKLRFYLKKERKKHPADDVRILFYSDNLDETNGIANNLRNVIPYMRAHGMKAFLAGSAFNTRPCGVVENSYCMLLPRMFSMEQLGYANSELAIPRISPALRLLKRYPVDLIELETPSPGAWLVCFCAKVAGIKVFSHYRTDVPTYAKTLVKAKWMHTYVLKLMQIFYGMARPVISPCDDYADILTKELKVPAKQVKILPRGLPLEKFSPDMRGKGTWEKYGDSREKRPVRFSFIGRISKEKNLEFLNRVWRQFAARHNDVELMYVGYGWYLEEIKKSYEGDDSVHFAGEQGGETLAGLYADTDFFLFPSTTDTFGNVVVEAMSTGTPAIVSNYGGPRSIVKDDLCGRILPIDEQKWLEALEECREIKLSKPELYQDMRKCAHERSLMYTLESSTRAQFDYFRQLKKDYYKL; encoded by the coding sequence ATGACGACTGCGTCAAATTCAACCAAGCTTAAGGCCACCGATTCCCTGGATTCCCGCCCAAGTATTTTCGGACGCACGGTTACCAGCACCTTCCGCAAGGGCTTTAGCATCAAGCACAAGCCTCCCGGAAACATTCGCACCTGCTGGATTCCGCCCATTGTCTTTCTCTCGGTCATCTGCAATATACCGGCGCTTCTCAAGTTGCGTTTTTACCTCAAAAAGGAACGCAAAAAACACCCCGCCGACGACGTGCGCATTCTGTTTTACTCCGACAACCTGGACGAAACGAACGGCATCGCCAACAACCTGCGCAACGTGATCCCCTACATGCGTGCCCACGGCATGAAGGCCTTCCTTGCCGGAAGTGCGTTCAACACACGCCCCTGCGGCGTCGTGGAGAACAGCTACTGCATGCTGCTCCCCCGCATGTTCAGCATGGAGCAACTGGGCTACGCCAACAGCGAGCTCGCCATCCCGCGCATTAGCCCCGCACTGCGATTGCTCAAGCGCTACCCGGTGGATTTGATTGAACTCGAAACACCAAGCCCCGGCGCCTGGCTGGTATGTTTTTGCGCCAAGGTCGCAGGCATCAAGGTCTTTAGCCATTACCGCACCGACGTGCCCACTTACGCCAAAACGCTTGTGAAGGCCAAGTGGATGCACACCTACGTGCTCAAGCTGATGCAGATTTTTTACGGGATGGCGCGCCCGGTCATTAGCCCCTGCGACGACTACGCCGACATTTTGACCAAGGAACTCAAGGTTCCTGCCAAGCAGGTGAAAATCCTCCCCCGCGGGCTCCCGCTCGAAAAGTTCTCCCCCGACATGCGCGGCAAGGGAACGTGGGAAAAATACGGAGACTCGCGCGAAAAACGCCCTGTGCGGTTCTCGTTCATTGGACGAATCTCCAAGGAGAAAAACCTGGAGTTCCTGAACCGTGTGTGGCGCCAGTTTGCCGCTAGGCACAACGACGTGGAACTCATGTACGTGGGCTACGGCTGGTACCTTGAAGAAATCAAGAAGAGCTACGAGGGCGACGACTCCGTCCACTTTGCCGGGGAACAGGGCGGCGAGACCTTGGCCGGCCTCTACGCCGATACGGACTTTTTCCTTTTCCCGAGCACAACCGACACCTTCGGCAACGTGGTCGTCGAGGCCATGTCCACAGGCACGCCCGCCATCGTGAGCAATTACGGCGGTCCGCGCAGCATTGTAAAGGACGACCTGTGCGGACGCATTTTACCCATTGACGAGCAGAAATGGCTTGAGGCCCTCGAGGAATGCCGAGAAATCAAGCTCTCGAAACCCGAGCTCTACCAAGACATGCGCAAATGCGCCCACGAAAGAAGCCTGATGTACACCTTGGAAAGTTCCACTAGGGCGCAGTTCGACTATTTCCGCCAACTCAAAAAAGATTACTACAAACTCTAG
- a CDS encoding A/G-specific adenine glycosylase — MLKKLRTWFTKNAAELPWRLDDLNAPRDPYAVWISETMLQQTQVSTVRDYYVRWMKHFPNVNKLASATEDEVFRYWQGLGYYSRAKNILKTAKIIAGSGGKFPETRDALEKLPGIGAYTAGAILSLAYHQREAILDGNLVRIFSRLYKLSFLPTENKKAAEIYWEQARDVARGSKAYLHNEALMELGRTICKVRNPLCDKCPLATACRAHSDDCCAAFPPAKKRTQQEWHGTVLVVESADHKILGVIAGCKFFKGQLSLPHFESPRNATVGLSAEAEKLIPDDDINSLKPCGKFRHSITTHKIECDVLHVTLRARAAHTAQAANAIQWIPKSKSMETFANSFSLKALKLVQKD, encoded by the coding sequence GTGCTAAAAAAATTGCGAACATGGTTTACCAAGAACGCTGCGGAACTCCCGTGGCGTTTGGACGACCTGAACGCCCCCCGTGATCCTTACGCTGTCTGGATTAGCGAGACCATGCTGCAACAAACGCAGGTCTCGACAGTACGTGACTATTACGTACGTTGGATGAAACACTTCCCAAACGTGAACAAGCTCGCCAGCGCAACCGAGGACGAAGTATTCCGATATTGGCAGGGGCTAGGCTACTACAGCCGTGCAAAAAACATTTTAAAGACCGCAAAAATCATTGCCGGCAGTGGCGGCAAGTTTCCCGAAACAAGGGATGCCCTCGAAAAGCTCCCGGGCATTGGCGCCTACACGGCGGGGGCCATATTGAGCCTCGCCTACCACCAGCGCGAAGCCATTTTGGACGGGAATCTTGTCCGTATATTCAGTAGGCTCTACAAGCTGTCATTTTTACCTACCGAAAACAAAAAAGCCGCCGAGATCTACTGGGAACAAGCCCGCGATGTCGCCCGCGGTTCCAAGGCCTACCTGCACAACGAGGCCCTGATGGAGCTGGGACGCACCATTTGCAAGGTCCGTAATCCACTTTGCGACAAGTGCCCCTTGGCAACCGCCTGCCGTGCCCACAGCGACGACTGCTGCGCAGCGTTCCCGCCCGCAAAAAAACGCACCCAGCAAGAATGGCACGGCACCGTACTCGTCGTGGAATCCGCCGACCACAAGATTCTCGGCGTGATCGCGGGGTGTAAGTTCTTTAAAGGGCAGCTTTCGCTCCCCCACTTTGAATCTCCGCGCAACGCCACCGTAGGCCTGAGCGCCGAGGCGGAAAAGCTCATCCCTGACGACGACATAAATTCATTGAAGCCCTGCGGCAAGTTCCGCCACAGCATCACGACACACAAAATCGAATGCGACGTGCTGCACGTTACCCTAAGGGCCCGCGCCGCCCACACTGCCCAAGCAGCCAATGCGATCCAGTGGATTCCAAAGTCGAAGTCCATGGAGACCTTCGCGAACAGTTTCAGTTTAAAAGCGTTAAAGCTGGTCCAAAAAGACTAG
- a CDS encoding transcription antitermination factor NusB, with the protein MLTEREEAYRVLLLWLKEDAFIKESGLSPFAMELALGVCRRHLYLEYFIKTLTKKMPALEVRVILEMGLFQMFFMDVPDHAAINTSVEMAKAANLGDGAARLTNAVLRAARRSGEPALPPQRVRRISIENSVPEWIVRRWFDVYGGDRAEALAKSTLERPVEWIRVNLQKTSAPVLAQKLGITGASILYDRFIELPRDVGVKLLLATPEFVKGEFSFQNPSAFEVVKLLNLKPGLKVWDVCAAPGGKSALMAEMDRSLEITATDSSEARLEKMQDLVDRLELKNVKMERPLSVTGKFDRILLDVPCSNMGVLARRPEAVYRVTPESFKELTELQYSILEKSYTALADGGRIVYATCSPDPQETTQVINRFVKAHPEFEKVETPVLPGNGDPRLDRFFAQALERKK; encoded by the coding sequence TTGCTGACGGAACGAGAAGAAGCATACCGTGTGTTGTTGCTGTGGCTAAAGGAAGACGCTTTTATTAAAGAAAGCGGGCTTTCGCCGTTTGCGATGGAACTTGCCTTGGGTGTATGCCGCAGGCACTTGTACTTGGAGTACTTTATCAAGACGCTCACCAAAAAGATGCCCGCGCTGGAAGTGCGCGTGATTTTGGAGATGGGACTATTCCAGATGTTCTTTATGGATGTGCCGGACCACGCCGCCATCAACACGAGTGTCGAGATGGCGAAAGCGGCGAATTTGGGAGACGGCGCCGCCCGTCTCACAAATGCCGTGCTGCGGGCAGCCCGGCGGTCCGGCGAACCTGCTCTTCCTCCACAGCGAGTTCGTCGCATCAGCATAGAGAATTCTGTGCCCGAGTGGATTGTGCGCCGTTGGTTCGACGTGTACGGCGGTGACCGTGCCGAAGCCTTGGCGAAGTCGACTTTGGAACGCCCTGTGGAATGGATCCGCGTGAACCTGCAAAAGACCTCGGCTCCGGTGCTGGCGCAAAAGCTAGGTATTACGGGCGCTTCGATTCTTTATGACAGGTTTATTGAACTCCCGCGGGATGTGGGCGTCAAGTTGCTTTTGGCGACCCCAGAATTTGTGAAGGGCGAGTTCAGTTTCCAGAATCCTTCGGCATTCGAGGTCGTTAAACTTTTGAATCTTAAACCGGGCTTAAAAGTTTGGGATGTCTGTGCTGCCCCTGGCGGAAAATCAGCCCTCATGGCCGAGATGGACCGTTCCCTCGAAATCACGGCGACGGACTCCTCTGAAGCGCGTCTCGAAAAAATGCAGGATCTGGTAGACCGCCTTGAACTCAAGAATGTAAAGATGGAAAGGCCGTTGTCGGTTACGGGCAAGTTCGACCGCATTCTCCTGGATGTCCCCTGCAGCAACATGGGCGTGCTGGCGCGTCGCCCCGAGGCTGTGTACCGTGTGACTCCGGAATCGTTCAAGGAACTTACCGAGTTGCAGTATAGCATCCTCGAAAAGTCCTATACAGCCCTTGCCGATGGCGGTCGCATTGTATACGCCACCTGTAGCCCCGACCCGCAAGAGACGACTCAGGTTATCAACCGCTTTGTCAAGGCGCATCCCGAATTCGAAAAGGTGGAAACGCCTGTGCTTCCCGGAAACGGCGACCCCCGCCTGGACAGATTCTTTGCCCAGGCACTGGAGCGTAAAAAATGA